One Triticum dicoccoides isolate Atlit2015 ecotype Zavitan chromosome 4B, WEW_v2.0, whole genome shotgun sequence genomic window carries:
- the LOC119295845 gene encoding probable stress-associated endoplasmic reticulum protein, whose product MTTSRRLADRKTAKFQKNITKRGSVPETTVKKGNDYPVGPIVLGFFIFVVVGSSLFQIIRTASSGGMA is encoded by the exons ATG ACTACTTCCAGGCGCCTTGCTGACAGGAAGACAGCGAAGTTCCAGAAGAACATCACCAAGAGGGGTTCGGTGCCTGAAACCACTGTGAAGAAGGGGAATGACTATCCTGTTGGACCTATAGTGCTTGGATTCTTCATCTTTGTGGTCGTCGGATCAT CTCTGTTTCAGATAATCAGGACAGCGAGCAGTGGTGGGATGGCCTGA